The Haloterrigena turkmenica DSM 5511 genome includes the window ATCGTGAGCACCATCGGCGTTCGCCAGGCTCTCCGTGGAGACATACGACCGGAGTACCAGCGGTTTCGAACTTTACAGTCGATCGCCGATTCGCTGCGAAAGCTGCCGATCACCGCTCGACGGTGACGGCGTGCGTCGACTGGATCCACGCCCGGTCGTTCTCCCTGTCTTGAATGACGGCCACTGGTTCGTCGTCCGTCGTGTACTCGATGTAGTGGTACTGTTCGAAGGGGTCGTGCTCCGTGACTGAAGCGTTCGTATCGTATTCGGTCATCGGTGGTTCCTCGTAACTACACGTAGTGCTACGGAGTGGCGTCTCGAGGAACCCGTCTCTTAGTATCTAAACCGGCGACCACACTCGAACCCCTAGCTATTGAG containing:
- a CDS encoding DUF7331 family protein, which encodes MTEYDTNASVTEHDPFEQYHYIEYTTDDEPVAVIQDRENDRAWIQSTHAVTVER